CCTCGCGACCCGTCTGATCTTCCGCACCCTCATCCCCCTCGCACGGCACACCGCGGACCTGGTGCTCACCGTGAGCTGCGCTTCGGCCCAAGACCTCGAGCGCTACGCCGGTATCCCCGCCCACAAGTTATGCGTGACCCCGCTTGGGGTCACGCCGCCCCCGCACATGCGCTCGGAGGAGGTCCAGCAAGCCTTAGCCTCACTGAACCTCGAGCCCCCGTACTTCCTGTACGTGGGAGCGCTCCACCCCCGGAAGAACCTGTGGCGGGTGCTCGAGGCCTTCGCCGAGGTGCGCCGGGAGGCCCCGGCGCTGCGCCTGGTCATCGTGGGGCCTGCAAGCTGGCGGGCGCACGAGGTGTTCCGCAGCGCCCGGCACCTTGAGGGCGTGGTGTTCACGGGGTACGTGAGCGAGCCTACCCTGCACGCGCTGTACTACGGCGCGCTCGCCCTCGTCTTCCCCTCCCTGTACGAGGGGTTCGGCCTGCCGGCGCTGGAGGCCATGGCGCACGGCACCCCGGTCATCGCCGCCAACACCAGCGCCTTCCCCGAGGTGGTCGCGGACGCCGGGATCCTGGTCAACCCTACCGACACCCGGGCCATCGGCGCGGCCATGCGGCAGGTGCTCGCGGACGCGCAGCTACGGGCCCGCCTAGGCGAGGTGGGGCGGTTGCGTGCCCAAGCTTTTACCTGGACCCGCACCGCCCGCGCGACGCTGGAGGCGTACCGCGCCCTGCTCGAAGCCCCAGCCCCGTCCGGGACGGGAGGTTAAGATGCGCAAACGCACGCGGATCCTGCTCGGCCTGCTCGGCCTCGCCCTCCTCGCCGCCTTCGCGGTCCCCTACGGTCTCGAGCTCGTCCGGAGCGCGCAGCGCCCCGCCACCCCCGCGCGCGACTTCGTCGGCGTGGGGCAGGTCACGCACCTCCAGCGGTTGTGGCCCACGAGCCGTTGCCGCATCACGCTGGAGTTGGTGCAGTGGAGCTCGCTCGGCTCGGGCTTCACCCTGGCGGACCTGCCGCAAGCCGGGGAGCGCTACGTGATGTACGCCGACGCACCCGCGTGCGGCTGCCTGACCCCCGAAACCAGCCTGAACCAGGCGTTCCGGGCCGTGCAGTCCTCGGAGGGGCGCTGGTACCTCGAGCTCTACCGTCCCGCTGCCGCCTGCCAGGAGGTCACGTCCCATGAGTAAAGGCACAGTGTTTTGGTTGATGGGTCTCGTCAGTCTGCTTCTAGGCGTTGTCGCTGCGCCTCCTGTCGGAGCGCGGGTGGAGACGCCCACCCGGCTGTTGAAGGCGTACTGGTACACCAAGATCCTCGGCGGGGCGCTGCACCGGGAAACCCAGGGCATGGTGTACCGCCCTGGGCAGTTCGACGCGGGCCTGGTCCTGGATCCCGAGGACGGCCTGACCGTAGAGGACCCAGGTCCTTACCGCGGGGTGGACGTGCTGCTCACCGTGAACTGGGGCACGGGCACCACCTACACGCGCCCCGACTACCACCGCATCGTCCTGAACCGCGAAGCCCGCGTAGGCGTGATCTGGTACGGTACCCCAGAGGAGCGACCGGAGTGGCTCTCAGGATGGGAGCGCGGCCAGGACATCGTCGTGAACGGAACCCCCGTACCGACCTTCTGGACCCAGCTCCCCGCAGGCCCGCACGACCTGGGCTCGGTCGAGAGCAAGGCCCCGCGCATCTACACCATCCTCCTCGCGGAAGCCGACGGCTCCCCCTCCCCCGTCCCGCCGGCACCCGTGGGCCTCGAGCCGCCCAAGCCGAACGCCACCTGCCCTAGCTGGGTGCACGACCAGTACACCGTCCAGGGGCCGGATGGGCGCGTCTACCGTACTTGGCACCCGCAGATCGATCCGGTCTACTGGTGTTACTTCCGTCACGAGCACGGCTCCGACCCCTCCCGGTTCGCGGGGTACCCTCAGGTACAGCCGCTGTTTAACTACACCAGCCCCGCCGAGTCGCACGCGGGCTTCAAGGTTCTCGTCACGGAGAAGGACGGGGTCTCCCTCATGATCACCTGGCACGCGGACACCAGCAGCGCTCAACGCGTCTGCCTGCGCTACCACACGCTGGACATCGCCCTGGCTGACGCCGCCACCGGAGAGGTCCTGGCCCACACCCATCAGGAAGCCGATTTCGGAATCGCTTACATCGTGAAACCCGGCACCGCAGCCCTCCAGCCGTTACGTCCCCGCAACTGCCCGGAGAACGCCGCGCTGGATCCCGGCACGGTCCCGGGCCGGCGCAACCTCACGCCGGCAACGGCCGGGGCGGGGCATGAGGCGTGGCAAGCGGTTCCCGGCCCCGCGCTCCCCCTCCTGGGCTCGCTCGTGCTTGTGGTCGACAACCCCATCACTCGCTGCGCAGACCCCGCCACCTGCGACACGCTGATCCCCGGGGGACCCAACGACGGCACCCGCCGCTGGTTCACCATCTCCGGGAGCACGCAGGGCTTGATCCTGGATGGAACCCGGGTGCTCGAGGCCCGGTTCTGTACGGATCCTCGAGGCCAGGTGCTCCGCGACTGCAACGCTCCGGATGCCGTCACGCAGTACGTGAAGCCCGGCGTGCGCGTGGAGATCGCTACCCCAAGGAACGCGCAGGGCGTTACGCCTAAGTTCTGGGTTGAGGACCCTTGGAGCGCGTTTTACGAGTTCCACGAGGCCAACGAGCCCATGCTTCGGATGAATCAGAACCTGGAGTTGCAGATCCGTCCGGGCACGGATGCCAACTAACGGTCTTGGCCCACGTTACCTTAACGATTTTGTGGCAGAATCCCTTTATAGCCGCTTCTTGTGGAGTGTAGGATGATGCAAATGCGTCCAAGTCATTGGACTTACTGGAATAATGCGGACCTTGTGTTTGCATTGCTCGTAGCACTTATAGCGGAGGTTATCGCCTTAGGGTTTCCCGAGGCCTACTCCCCCTTCCGCGTAATCGTCGGCGGAGCGCTGGTGCTGTTCGTCCCCGGGTACGTCCTGATGGTTGCCCTGTTCCCTCGGCATCACGACCTCAACGGAGCCGAGCGCCTTGCCGTCAGCCTGGGTCTCTCCGCAGCGCTCGTTCCCATGGCAGGCCTCATCCTAAACTACACCCCCGCAGGGATCCGCTTGGAAAGCCTCACGATGGCGCTCTCCCTGCTCGCTGCTCTCGGCGCGCTGGCGGCGTACTTGCGCCGCGCTCGCATCCCCGAGGAGGAGCGCTTCGTCTTCCTGAAAGACCCCCAACTCACCCGAGGCGCGCTGTTTGGCGCGGTAGGGATCGCCCTTATCGTCGGCGCAACCTACCTCACGCGCCCTGAAACGCGCTTTACCGCGTTCTACCTGTTAGGTGAGAACGAACGCATGGAGAACTACCCCACGCATCTACGTCCAGGAGAGTCCTTTACCGTCACGGTAGTGGTGGAGAACCGCGAGGGGCAACGCATGGCTTACCGTATCCGGGCGCCATTCGATCCCGAAACCCCCCCCATCGAGGTGCCGCCCCTCCCCCCTGGAGCCTCCTGGCGCCAGACCCTGACTCTGAAAGCCCCCTCCACCCTCGGCGTAACCCCGCTGGTGCTCGAGCTATACCGGGCCGGCGATGTAGAAGCGTACCGGGAGATCCACCTGTTCGTCAGTATTCGTCAGGAAGGCGCAGCGCCGGCTCCTTCCCTCTATCTAAGGGGGGTTTATGTTTGAGGAAAGCCCCCGTACCGAGTCCCCGCCCACACCGGAGCCCCCCCCTACAGGGGACAACGCGCCGCCCGTACCTCCGCGCCCCCCCAGGGTGATCTGGGCGTACCCCGCACTCTTCGCCCTGGCCGGGGTTTGGCTCGCCCAAGGGGAGGGGGCGCGCGGGGCTGGGCTGCTGGCCGGAGTGTTCCTCATCCTGCTGGTGCACGCGGCCTGGATGCACCGCACGCACCCGGTCAGCGAATTGTGCACCGCGCTGGCAGTCCTGCCCCTGGTGCACCTCGTGCCCGTGTTGTTGGGGCCGTGGATCGCCGCGGGCTCCCCGTGGCACCTCGGGCTTGCCAGCGCGCTGCTCGCGTTGGCTGCCTTAACCGCCGCCCGCGTCTTGGGTTATACCCCCCGCGATCTTGGGCTTGCGCTTGGCCCTTGGAGGCAGCGCGGAAGGAACGGGGCGGCCTCCGTCTTCTCCGCAGCGGTTGCGCTACCTTTGGTGAACATGGCCGCGCACACCTTCGTCCAAGCCGGCATCGCGGTAAGCGGTGTGGGGATCGGAACCCTTATGCTGGCCTTGTTTCCCACTCCCGGTCTTGTGCTTCCATCCCCTGCCTCACCCCTACCGGCCATGGCTGCGCTGGGGCTCGCCGGACTCACGGAGGAGCTCGTGTACCGAGGAGTGCTCCAGCACGCCGCGGTTCGGGCATTAGGCGGCACGCAAGGCGTCGTGTACACCGCGGTCACTTTCGGTGCGATGTACATCGGCTTTTACCCCCTAGAGTACGCCCTGGCCATGGGGATCCTGGGCCTCGGGTTCGGCTTCCTCGCACTCCGCACCGGCTCCATTCTGGGCATCGGAACCGCCCATGCCCTGGCGAACCTGGTGGTGCTGGGCTACCTCCCCCCGGCCTTCCTGGGGGTGAGGTAACCGAAGGAGGATGCCGATGAGTTCCATACTAAACGTATTTTCCACGGATCCCTTGATGCACACCCGCTACGGCGAAGGCCTTGAAGTGCTAACGGTCGTGGCACTCTTAGGATTGCGCATCGCTCGGGAC
This region of Marinithermus hydrothermalis DSM 14884 genomic DNA includes:
- a CDS encoding glycosyltransferase family 4 protein, whose translation is MRVGVFTYGLEARLTGIGRYTVELTRALKRLDASLEIILLNPYPNSKLGWYQEFETYPVPELRRVPLAASLGNWTLHRAALRLGLDVLHDPCGIAPFLAPTRRYRRATTVHDAIPLMNPQVQPLATRLIFRTLIPLARHTADLVLTVSCASAQDLERYAGIPAHKLCVTPLGVTPPPHMRSEEVQQALASLNLEPPYFLYVGALHPRKNLWRVLEAFAEVRREAPALRLVIVGPASWRAHEVFRSARHLEGVVFTGYVSEPTLHALYYGALALVFPSLYEGFGLPALEAMAHGTPVIAANTSAFPEVVADAGILVNPTDTRAIGAAMRQVLADAQLRARLGEVGRLRAQAFTWTRTARATLEAYRALLEAPAPSGTGG
- a CDS encoding DUF1616 domain-containing protein; this encodes MFALLVALIAEVIALGFPEAYSPFRVIVGGALVLFVPGYVLMVALFPRHHDLNGAERLAVSLGLSAALVPMAGLILNYTPAGIRLESLTMALSLLAALGALAAYLRRARIPEEERFVFLKDPQLTRGALFGAVGIALIVGATYLTRPETRFTAFYLLGENERMENYPTHLRPGESFTVTVVVENREGQRMAYRIRAPFDPETPPIEVPPLPPGASWRQTLTLKAPSTLGVTPLVLELYRAGDVEAYREIHLFVSIRQEGAAPAPSLYLRGVYV
- a CDS encoding CPBP family intramembrane glutamic endopeptidase, with amino-acid sequence MFEESPRTESPPTPEPPPTGDNAPPVPPRPPRVIWAYPALFALAGVWLAQGEGARGAGLLAGVFLILLVHAAWMHRTHPVSELCTALAVLPLVHLVPVLLGPWIAAGSPWHLGLASALLALAALTAARVLGYTPRDLGLALGPWRQRGRNGAASVFSAAVALPLVNMAAHTFVQAGIAVSGVGIGTLMLALFPTPGLVLPSPASPLPAMAALGLAGLTEELVYRGVLQHAAVRALGGTQGVVYTAVTFGAMYIGFYPLEYALAMGILGLGFGFLALRTGSILGIGTAHALANLVVLGYLPPAFLGVR